The following coding sequences are from one Nicotiana tomentosiformis chromosome 3, ASM39032v3, whole genome shotgun sequence window:
- the LOC138907285 gene encoding uncharacterized protein — MIQTSRQWHEKLPFALLRYRTIVCTSVGATPYLLIYGTEAVIPAEVEIPSLRIIVEAKIEDDEWVKTRLEQLTMIDEKWMVAVCHGQLYQQRMARAYNKKVRPRNFEVGQLVLRRILPHHEEAKGKFAPNWKGLYIIRKLLPKGALYLGDIEGNDPEIIVNADAVKRCNPKATLQEAGVTKKKLRKG, encoded by the exons ATGATTCAAACTTCTAGACAGTGGCATGAAAAGCTGCCTTTTGCATTATTGAGATATCGCACAATCGTGTGCACATCAGTTGGGGCCACACCTTACTTATTGATTTATGGTACTGAAGCTGTAATACctgcagaagttgaaattccctctcttcgtaTCATTGTTGAAGCTAagatcgaggatgatgaatgggTCAAGACCCGGCTGGAACAAttaactatgattgatgaaaagtgGATGGTCGCGGTTTgtcacgggcagttgtaccaacaaagaatggcccgtgcctataacaagaaagtgcggcctagAAACTTTGAAGTGGGGCAGCTCGTTCTAAGGCGTATTCTCCCGCATCATGaggaagcaaaaggaaagttcgctccaaattggaaaggtctgTACATTATAAGAAAATTGTTGCCGAAAGGGGCATTGTACTTAGGAGACATTGAAGGAAATGATCCCGAAATAATTGTCAATGCGGATGCGGTTAAAAG gtgcaatccaaaagcaactTTGCAAGAAGCAGGTGTAACCAAAAAGAAACTGCGCAAGGGCTAG
- the LOC104114586 gene encoding uncharacterized protein isoform X1: MVSTRRSKSCNHFQEQTLCASGVFHHLISLLQQPQGVRLHVLKSLYYLLVHFSLNPQHSFTHNLGFDDLGMEIDHNGLKASSEDTETLSGVLFEELYERFDHLFSASRDTSANDLTQGNLQRNISEDAEIFYLLLRCCMVTLPLLVSRHNLLLEKGKVLLVLLRKLCSINTFGAENRMEITFEKSVSQACTSEDNECRTTSTEDFVASLHFFEPSDLHTSFLRATFEVFVDELLVHGQLRQFFKLIDSLASSAEIIFTPQPSQGDIGIVMEVFSRYFLISWSDEHRSGNLSRLLLVNNEYLKFSLKAQELSPTAAVALLLNPISLSAPKLMQAHLISMVYEASFLLVDMQNLNTNDRPINYFLALFEKSVALYMKHMSLLQINRRSSFVSHKSVKGAEGKDIQSLFDLCILASTRKEINNLILKFEDSSQSHFLKLSSEMKSDLSSSCITYVKESRYILDKCCQDEIFSALSCLILRASDSFEENTIVDTSLQDICLLVCILKLMSSSLLQVVWCLRCNLNSDRSKTLQDFSSCGEYNSILGIIDCFRDVNIDSSVQNLLCQMTEIDSEKHRVSKMMFLHFAGLLSVSFFKRLDCLAKGCLFTIIALLNLFIFEEGNLDILQSLVGPTPDSVSSSGLSAVRIQEAVVDKRSSLVVASKFQKARALRSRRKEDSSKISTSLLYSKENFEAMEEETEEMEEEMEETTNGKIFLKCRLGRAERVPDFDDLADFIECKQGKDYPFWLKHWQQYRKLKCDKMALLRWKRKKKSWKVMKRN, translated from the exons ATGGTTTCAACTAGAAGATCGAAGAGCTGTAACCATTTTCAAGAACAAACCCTATGTGCTTCTGGCGTTTTCCACCATCTTATCTCACTCCTACAACAGCCACAG GGTGTGAGATTACATGTCTTAAAAAGTTTGTATTATCTGCTTGTCCATTTCTCCTTGAACCCACAACATAGTTTTACACACAATCTTGGTTTTGATGATTTGGGTATGGAAATTGATCACAATGGGTTGAAGGCGTCATCAGAAGATACAGAAACCCTCTCTGGTGTATTATTTGAAGAACTGTATGAGAGATTTGACCATTTATTCTCTGCTTCCCGTGATACCTCTGCGAATGATCTTACACAAGGTAATTTGCAGCGGAATATCTCCGAAGATGCTGAAATTTTTTATTTGCTGCTGAGGTGTTGTATGGTCACCTTGCCCTTGCTTGTGTCCAGACACAATCTTCTTTTAGAAAAAGGGAAGGTCCTTTTGGTGTTACTTCGAAAGTTATGTTCAATAAACACATTTGGAGCTGAAAATAGGATGGAAATTACTTTTGAAAAATCAGTTTCTCAAGCATGCACATCTGAGGATAATGAATGCAGAACGACCTCCACAGAGGACTTTGTTGCGTCCCTCCATTTCTTTGAGCCATCTGATCTTCACACTTCTTTCTTGCGTGCAACATTTGAG GTTTTTGTGGATGAGCTTCTGGTGCATGGACAGTTGAGACAGTTCTTTAAGCTTATTGATTCTCTAGCTTCTTCTGCTGAAATAATATTTACACCTCAGCCAAGTCAGGGAGATATAGGAATAGTAATGGAAGTCTTCTCTAGATACTTCTTAATATCATGGTCTGATGAGCATAGGTCTGGAAATCTTAGCAGATTATTATTGGTAAacaatgaatatttaaaattctcattaAAAGCTCAAGAATTGAGTCCGACCGCGGCCGTAGCATTGCTCCTCAACCCCATCAGTCTTTCTGCACCCAAACTAATGCAAGCACATTTGATTTCAATGGTTTACGAGGCCTCCTTTTTGCTTGTGGATATGCAGAACCTTAACACAAATGATAGACCTATCAATTACTTTCTCGCTCTGTTTGAAAAGTCAGTAGCTTTGTACATGAAGCATATGTCCCTGTTGCAAATCAACCGTCGGTCTTCATTTGTAAGTCATAAGTCTGTCAAAGGTGCAGAAGGGAAGGACATCCAGTCCCTTTTTGATTTGTGTATATTAGCAAGCACAAGAAAGGAGAtcaataatttgattttaaagtTTGAGGATTCATCACAATCTCACTTTCTTAAACTTTCTTCTGAAATGAAATCTGACCTGTCAAGTTCCTGTATAACTTATGTGAAAGAGAGTCGGTATATTCTAGACAAATGCTGCCAAGATGAGATTTTCTCCGCCTTAAGTTGCCTAATTTTAAGAGCTTCGGACAGTTTCGAGGAGAATACAATTGTGGATACAAGTCTGCAAGATATTTGTCTTTTGGTTTGTATACTGAAGCTAATGAGCTCCTCTTTGTTACAAGTTGTCTGGTGCCTGAGATGCAATTTGAATTCTGATCGTTCAAAAACCTTACAAGATTTTTCATCCTGTGGGGAATACAATTCTATCTTGGGAATAATTGACTGTTTCAGAGATGTCAACATAGACAGTTCAGTCCAAAATTTGTTATGCCAAATGACGGAGATAGACTCTGAGAAGCACAGAGTTTCCAAGATGATGTTTCTGCATTTTGCAGGATTGCTCTCAGTTAGTTTCTTTAAGAGGCTTGATTGTTTAGCAAAAGGCTGCTTGTTTACTATTATAGCTCTGCTGAATTTATTCATCTTTGAAGAAGGTAATTTGGATATACTCCAGTCACTAGTTGGTCCAACTCCAGACTCCGTTTCATCATCTGGATTATCTGCTGTTAGAATCCAGGAG GCTGTAGTGGACAAGAGATCTAGCCTTGTGGTTGCATCAAAGTTCCAGAAGGCAAGGGCCCTGCGTTCAAG aagaaaggaagatagCTCAAAGATAAGCACCTCTTTGCTTTACAGCAAAGAAAATTTTGAAGCAATGGAAGAGGAAACGGAGGAAATGGAAGAGGAAATGGAGGAAACAACCAACGGGAAGATATTTCTTAAGTGCAGACTAGGGCGTGCTGAACGAGTCCCTGATTTTGATGACTTAGCTGATTTTATTGAGTGCAAGCAAGGAAAGGACTACCCTTTCTGGCTAAAGCATTGGCAACAATATCGTAAGTTGAAATGTGACAAGATGGCATTGTTAAGGtggaaaaggaagaagaaatctTGGAAAGTCATGAAAAGGAACTAA
- the LOC104114586 gene encoding uncharacterized protein isoform X2 — MVSTRRSKSCNHFQEQTLCASGVFHHLISLLQQPQGVRLHVLKSLYYLLVHFSLNPQHSFTHNLGFDDLGMEIDHNGLKASSEDTETLSGVLFEELYERFDHLFSASRDTSANDLTQGNLQRNISEDAEIFYLLLRCCMVTLPLLVSRHNLLLEKGKVLLVLLRKLCSINTFGAENRMEITFEKSVSQACTSEDNECRTTSTEDFVASLHFFEPSDLHTSFLRATFEVFVDELLVHGQLRQFFKLIDSLASSAEIIFTPQPSQGDIGIVMEVFSRYFLISWSDEHRSGNLSRLLLVNNEYLKFSLKAQELSPTAAVALLLNPISLSAPKLMQAHLISMVYEASFLLVDMQNLNTNDRPINYFLALFEKSVALYMKHMSLLQINRRSSFVSHKSVKGAEGKDIQSLFDLCILASTRKEINNLILKFEDSSQSHFLKLSSEMKSDLSSSCITYVKESRYILDKCCQDEIFSALSCLILRASDSFEENTIVDTSLQDICLLVCILKLMSSSLLQVVWCLRCNLNSDRSKTLQDFSSCGEYNSILGIIDCFRDVNIDSSVQNLLCQMTEIDSEKHRVSKMMFLHFAGLLSVSFFKRLDCLAKGCLFTIIALLNLFIFEEGNLDILQSLVGPTPDSVSSSGLSAVRIQEAVVDKRSSLVVASKFQKARALRSSKENFEAMEEETEEMEEEMEETTNGKIFLKCRLGRAERVPDFDDLADFIECKQGKDYPFWLKHWQQYRKLKCDKMALLRWKRKKKSWKVMKRN; from the exons ATGGTTTCAACTAGAAGATCGAAGAGCTGTAACCATTTTCAAGAACAAACCCTATGTGCTTCTGGCGTTTTCCACCATCTTATCTCACTCCTACAACAGCCACAG GGTGTGAGATTACATGTCTTAAAAAGTTTGTATTATCTGCTTGTCCATTTCTCCTTGAACCCACAACATAGTTTTACACACAATCTTGGTTTTGATGATTTGGGTATGGAAATTGATCACAATGGGTTGAAGGCGTCATCAGAAGATACAGAAACCCTCTCTGGTGTATTATTTGAAGAACTGTATGAGAGATTTGACCATTTATTCTCTGCTTCCCGTGATACCTCTGCGAATGATCTTACACAAGGTAATTTGCAGCGGAATATCTCCGAAGATGCTGAAATTTTTTATTTGCTGCTGAGGTGTTGTATGGTCACCTTGCCCTTGCTTGTGTCCAGACACAATCTTCTTTTAGAAAAAGGGAAGGTCCTTTTGGTGTTACTTCGAAAGTTATGTTCAATAAACACATTTGGAGCTGAAAATAGGATGGAAATTACTTTTGAAAAATCAGTTTCTCAAGCATGCACATCTGAGGATAATGAATGCAGAACGACCTCCACAGAGGACTTTGTTGCGTCCCTCCATTTCTTTGAGCCATCTGATCTTCACACTTCTTTCTTGCGTGCAACATTTGAG GTTTTTGTGGATGAGCTTCTGGTGCATGGACAGTTGAGACAGTTCTTTAAGCTTATTGATTCTCTAGCTTCTTCTGCTGAAATAATATTTACACCTCAGCCAAGTCAGGGAGATATAGGAATAGTAATGGAAGTCTTCTCTAGATACTTCTTAATATCATGGTCTGATGAGCATAGGTCTGGAAATCTTAGCAGATTATTATTGGTAAacaatgaatatttaaaattctcattaAAAGCTCAAGAATTGAGTCCGACCGCGGCCGTAGCATTGCTCCTCAACCCCATCAGTCTTTCTGCACCCAAACTAATGCAAGCACATTTGATTTCAATGGTTTACGAGGCCTCCTTTTTGCTTGTGGATATGCAGAACCTTAACACAAATGATAGACCTATCAATTACTTTCTCGCTCTGTTTGAAAAGTCAGTAGCTTTGTACATGAAGCATATGTCCCTGTTGCAAATCAACCGTCGGTCTTCATTTGTAAGTCATAAGTCTGTCAAAGGTGCAGAAGGGAAGGACATCCAGTCCCTTTTTGATTTGTGTATATTAGCAAGCACAAGAAAGGAGAtcaataatttgattttaaagtTTGAGGATTCATCACAATCTCACTTTCTTAAACTTTCTTCTGAAATGAAATCTGACCTGTCAAGTTCCTGTATAACTTATGTGAAAGAGAGTCGGTATATTCTAGACAAATGCTGCCAAGATGAGATTTTCTCCGCCTTAAGTTGCCTAATTTTAAGAGCTTCGGACAGTTTCGAGGAGAATACAATTGTGGATACAAGTCTGCAAGATATTTGTCTTTTGGTTTGTATACTGAAGCTAATGAGCTCCTCTTTGTTACAAGTTGTCTGGTGCCTGAGATGCAATTTGAATTCTGATCGTTCAAAAACCTTACAAGATTTTTCATCCTGTGGGGAATACAATTCTATCTTGGGAATAATTGACTGTTTCAGAGATGTCAACATAGACAGTTCAGTCCAAAATTTGTTATGCCAAATGACGGAGATAGACTCTGAGAAGCACAGAGTTTCCAAGATGATGTTTCTGCATTTTGCAGGATTGCTCTCAGTTAGTTTCTTTAAGAGGCTTGATTGTTTAGCAAAAGGCTGCTTGTTTACTATTATAGCTCTGCTGAATTTATTCATCTTTGAAGAAGGTAATTTGGATATACTCCAGTCACTAGTTGGTCCAACTCCAGACTCCGTTTCATCATCTGGATTATCTGCTGTTAGAATCCAGGAG GCTGTAGTGGACAAGAGATCTAGCCTTGTGGTTGCATCAAAGTTCCAGAAGGCAAGGGCCCTGCGTTCAAG CAAAGAAAATTTTGAAGCAATGGAAGAGGAAACGGAGGAAATGGAAGAGGAAATGGAGGAAACAACCAACGGGAAGATATTTCTTAAGTGCAGACTAGGGCGTGCTGAACGAGTCCCTGATTTTGATGACTTAGCTGATTTTATTGAGTGCAAGCAAGGAAAGGACTACCCTTTCTGGCTAAAGCATTGGCAACAATATCGTAAGTTGAAATGTGACAAGATGGCATTGTTAAGGtggaaaaggaagaagaaatctTGGAAAGTCATGAAAAGGAACTAA
- the LOC104114587 gene encoding basic leucine zipper 34 isoform X2, whose amino-acid sequence MESSNGSSLKNFSFSNKQLIMDSNSEGSGSSHHHRCNSESFLIEEQPSWLDDLLNEPAETLVVHKGHRRSASDTFAYIGAAAERLNTRENNNNVNVGGSSINYVSYKDHFTSVSYDTKPTFAKAALELNEKHNREVISTQNKEGSSERSNNTQAKHSMSKADAKRAKQQSAHRSRVRKLQHIAELERTVQALQAEGSELSAELEFLDQQNIILSMENRALRQRLDSLSQEQLIKHLKQEMLERELTRLQTLYQMQRQQVQQQQHQQPQQQNHSKHRRNKSRDLEAQFANLSIKNNEASSSRVQMWK is encoded by the exons ATGGAAAGTTCAAATGGATCAAGCTTGAAAAATTTCTCCTTTTCAAACAAGCAGTTGATCATGGACTCCAATTCAGAGGGATCAGGATCGAGTCACCATCATCGGTGTAACTCGGAGAGCTTTCTTATAGAGGAGCAACCTTCTTGGCTTGATGACCTTTTAAATGAACCTGCAGAAACACTAGTTGTACACAAAGGTCATCGTCGTTCAGCTAGCGACACTTTCGCATACATAGGAGCAGCTGCAGAGAGGTTAAACACAAGGGAAAATAACAACAATGTAAATGTAGGAGGATCTTCAATCAACTATGTCAGTTACAAAGATCATTTTACTTCAGTTTCCTATGACACAAAGCCAACTTTTGCTAAG GCTGCTCTGGAATTGAATGAGAAGCATAACAGAGAGGTCATAAGTACACAAAACAAAGAGGGCTCTAGTGAAAGATCAAACAATACACAAGCCAAACATTCCATGTCCAAGGCTGATGCAAAACGTGCTAAACA GCAATCTGCTCACCGATCACGTGTCAGAAAACTTCAGCACATAGCTGAACTTGAAAGAACAGTTCAAGCTTTGCAG GCAGAAGGATCTGAACTCTCTGCTGAGCTTGAATTTCTTGACCAACAAAATATTATACTGAGCATGGAGAATAGAGCCCTGAGGCAGCGTTTGGATAGCTTATCGCAAGAGCAGCTCATAAAACATT TGAAGCAAGAGATGTTGGAGAGGGAACTTACAAGGTTACAAACTCTGTATCAGATGCAGAGGCAACAAGTGCAACAACAACAGCATCAGCAGCCACAACAGCAGAATCACTCTAAACATCGTCGAAACAAAAGCAGAGATCTTGAAGCCCAATTTGCCAACCTCTCAATCAAGAACAATGAAGCCAGTTCCAGCAGAGTTCAG ATGTGGAAGTGA
- the LOC104114587 gene encoding uncharacterized protein At4g06598 isoform X1: MESSNGSSLKNFSFSNKQLIMDSNSEGSGSSHHHRCNSESFLIEEQPSWLDDLLNEPAETLVVHKGHRRSASDTFAYIGAAAERLNTRENNNNVNVGGSSINYVSYKDHFTSVSYDTKPTFAKAALELNEKHNREVISTQNKEGSSERSNNTQAKHSMSKADAKRAKQQSAHRSRVRKLQHIAELERTVQALQAEGSELSAELEFLDQQNIILSMENRALRQRLDSLSQEQLIKHLKQEMLERELTRLQTLYQMQRQQVQQQQHQQPQQQNHSKHRRNKSRDLEAQFANLSIKNNEASSSRVQVTGSVRM; encoded by the exons ATGGAAAGTTCAAATGGATCAAGCTTGAAAAATTTCTCCTTTTCAAACAAGCAGTTGATCATGGACTCCAATTCAGAGGGATCAGGATCGAGTCACCATCATCGGTGTAACTCGGAGAGCTTTCTTATAGAGGAGCAACCTTCTTGGCTTGATGACCTTTTAAATGAACCTGCAGAAACACTAGTTGTACACAAAGGTCATCGTCGTTCAGCTAGCGACACTTTCGCATACATAGGAGCAGCTGCAGAGAGGTTAAACACAAGGGAAAATAACAACAATGTAAATGTAGGAGGATCTTCAATCAACTATGTCAGTTACAAAGATCATTTTACTTCAGTTTCCTATGACACAAAGCCAACTTTTGCTAAG GCTGCTCTGGAATTGAATGAGAAGCATAACAGAGAGGTCATAAGTACACAAAACAAAGAGGGCTCTAGTGAAAGATCAAACAATACACAAGCCAAACATTCCATGTCCAAGGCTGATGCAAAACGTGCTAAACA GCAATCTGCTCACCGATCACGTGTCAGAAAACTTCAGCACATAGCTGAACTTGAAAGAACAGTTCAAGCTTTGCAG GCAGAAGGATCTGAACTCTCTGCTGAGCTTGAATTTCTTGACCAACAAAATATTATACTGAGCATGGAGAATAGAGCCCTGAGGCAGCGTTTGGATAGCTTATCGCAAGAGCAGCTCATAAAACATT TGAAGCAAGAGATGTTGGAGAGGGAACTTACAAGGTTACAAACTCTGTATCAGATGCAGAGGCAACAAGTGCAACAACAACAGCATCAGCAGCCACAACAGCAGAATCACTCTAAACATCGTCGAAACAAAAGCAGAGATCTTGAAGCCCAATTTGCCAACCTCTCAATCAAGAACAATGAAGCCAGTTCCAGCAGAGTTCAGGTTACTGGTTCAGTCCGGATGTAA